In Silene latifolia isolate original U9 population chromosome X, ASM4854445v1, whole genome shotgun sequence, the following proteins share a genomic window:
- the LOC141622708 gene encoding putative nucleolar protein 5-2 has protein sequence MLLLFETSPGFALFKVLDEGKLSQIEEIEKEFASSDLARKVVKLKAFDKFENTTEALSAATLLSEGKASKGLRKFLKAHCSGETLAVADSKLGYAIKEKLQIDCIHNNGVMELMRGIRFQLTELISGLGPQDLAPMSLGLSHSLSRYKLKFSPEKVDTMIIQAIGLLDDLDKELNTYAMRVREWYGWHFPELSKIVQDNILYAKAVKLMGNRVNAAMLDFSEVLPEEVEAELKEASVISMGTEVSDLDLVNIKQLCDQVLSLSEYRAQLYDYLKTRMNTIAPNLTALVGELVGARLIAHGGSLVNLAKQPGSTVQILGAEKALFRALKTKHATPKYGLIYHASLIGQTAPKHKGKVARTLAAKAALAIRYDALGDNPDGSMGLANRAKLEARLRNLEGRELGKSAGSAKGKSNIEVYDKDRKKGAGALITPAKTYNPAADSIFSKNDVKKKHADTDVEPETKKEKKKKKKQAENEEEEKETKKKRKHADITETSEPIKVKKDKKKKKGSE, from the exons GTAGTAAAGCTGAAAGCTTTTGACAAATTTGAGAATACAACAGAGGCTCTATCAGCTGCCACTCTATTGAGTGAGGGCAAGGCTAGCAAGGGACTACGGAAATTTCTGAAAGCGCATTGCTCAGGTGAAACATTAGCCGTTGCTGATTCTAAACTCGGATATGCAATAAAGGAGAAACTG CAAATTGACTGTATTCACAATAATGGCGTCATGGAGCTAATGAGAGGTATACGGTTTCAGTTGACTGAACTTATTTCAGGACTTGGCCCTCAAGATCTAGCTCCGATGAGCTTGGGTTTATCACACAGCTTGTCGAGATACAAGTTGAAGTTCAGTCCCGAAAAG GTAGATACAATGATCATTCAAGCCATCGGATTGTTGGATGATCTTGACAAAGAGCTTAATACCTATGCAATGAGGGTTCGAGAATGGTATGGCTGGCATTTTCCCGAGCTTTCAAAGATCGTCCAAGATAACATACTTTATGCTAAAGCTGTTAAGTTAATGGGAAATCGTGTTAATGCTGCAATGTTAGACTTCTCAGAG GTGTTACCTGAGGAGGTTGAAGCGGAACTCAAAGAGGCTTCAGTGATATCTATGGGAACGGAAGTGAGCGATCTTGACCTAGTCAACATCAAGCAACTTTGCGACCAGGTTTTGTCTCTATCAGAATACAGAGCTCAGTTGTATGACTACCTCAAAACCAGAATGAACACCATTGCACCGAATTTGACTGCTCTTGTTGGTGAGCTTGTGGGTGCTCGACTTATTGCTCATGGCGGAAGTTTGGTAAATCTTGCGAAACAGCCTGGGAGTACAGTACAGATTCTTGGAGCAGAGAAGGCTCTTTTTAGAGCCCTGAAAACAAAACATGCCACACCTAAATACGGGCTTATTTATCACGCTTCCTTGATCGGGCAGACTGCCCCTAAACACAAGGGTAAAGTGGCTCGTACTCTAGCTGCAAAGGCTGCTCTTGCAATTCGCTATGATGCTCTTGGAGATAACCCAGATGGTTCCATGGGTCTTGCAAATCGCGCCAAG CTTGAAGCACGTCTGAGAAACCTCGAAGGAAGAGAGTTGGGTAAGTCAGCTGGATCAGCCAAGGGAAAATCGAATATAGAAGTGTATGACAAAGACCGTAAAAAGGGAGCTGGTGCACTTATAACTCCTGCCAAG ACATATAATCCGGCAGCAGATTCTATCTTTAGTAAGAATGACGTGAAAAAGAAACACGCTGATACTGACGTTGAGCCAGAgacgaaaaaagagaaaaagaagaagaaaaaacagGCAGAGAATGAAGAGGAAGAGAAGGAAACAAAAAAGAAGCGAAAGCATGCAGACATTACTGAAACTTCCGAACCCATCAAGGTAAAGAAAGATAAAAAGAAGAAGAAGGGCAGCGAGTAA